The Callospermophilus lateralis isolate mCalLat2 chromosome 3, mCalLat2.hap1, whole genome shotgun sequence genome has a segment encoding these proteins:
- the Insyn1 gene encoding inhibitory synaptic factor 1 isoform X2: MNGGMPIPNGPRVETPDSSSEEAFSAGPTKGQLPQRTPGTRERVRFSDKVLYHALCCDDEEGDGEEEAEEEEVGLPPELPHTETHVTPLKPSPAPHKTRRSPLTGRHSGPTLAPEQTRRVTRNSSTQTVSDKSTQTVLPYTATRQKARGKN, translated from the coding sequence ATGAATGGAGGCATGCCCATCCCCAATGGGCCACGAGTGGAGACCCCCGACTCCTCCAGCGAGGAGGCTTTCAGTGCTGGCCCTACTAAGGGCCAGCTGCCCCAACGGACTCCAGGGACACGAGAGAGGGTACGGTTCAGTGACAAAGTGCTTTACCACGCTCTGTGCTGCGATGACGAGGAGGGGGACGGtgaggaggaggcagaggaggaggaggtgggccTGCCCCCTGAGCTGCCCCATACGGAGACCCATGTGACCCCCCTCAAGCCCTCCCCAGCCCCCCACAAGACAAGGCGCTCTCCACTGACTGGCCGTCACTCAGGGCCCACATTGGCCCCAGAACAGACCCGAAGGGTCACAAGGAACAGCAGCACCCAGACAGTGTCAGACAAGAGCACGCAGACAGTGCTGCCCTACACGGCCACCAGACAGAAAGCCAGGGGGAAAAACTAG
- the Insyn1 gene encoding inhibitory synaptic factor 1 isoform X1 produces the protein MNIRGTPDLGQPSDDPSSGGERERIRQRMKMVIGQLEGILRELKEVAKELREVVSQIDKLTSDFDFELEPDDWTTATVSSTSSSDKAGVGGPFDLGHLDFMTADILSDSWEFCSFLDVSTPSDSVDGPESTRPGAGPDYRLMNGGMPIPNGPRVETPDSSSEEAFSAGPTKGQLPQRTPGTRERVRFSDKVLYHALCCDDEEGDGEEEAEEEEVGLPPELPHTETHVTPLKPSPAPHKTRRSPLTGRHSGPTLAPEQTRRVTRNSSTQTVSDKSTQTVLPYTATRQKARGKN, from the exons ATGAACATTCGGGGCACCCCGGACCTCGGGCAGCCCAGTGACGACCCCAGCAGTGGTGGTGAGCGAGAGAGGATTCGACAGCGCATGAAGATGGTCATCGGGCAACTTGAAGGCATCCTGCGGGAGCTCAAGGAGGTGGCCAAGGAGCTGAGGGAG GTGGTGAGCCAGATTGACAAGCTAACCTCTGACTTCGACTTTGAACTGGAGCCAGACGACTGGACCACGGCCACTGTGAGCAGCACCTCTAGTAGCGACAAGGCGGGCGTGGGTGGCCCCTTTGACCTGGGCCATCTGGACTTCATGACAGCTGATATCCTCTCGGACAGCTGGGAGTTCTGCTCCTTCCTGGACGTCTCCACACCCTCAGATTCTGTGGACGGCCCCGAGTCAAcgcggccaggggctggccctgaCTACCGGCTCATGAATGGAGGCATGCCCATCCCCAATGGGCCACGAGTGGAGACCCCCGACTCCTCCAGCGAGGAGGCTTTCAGTGCTGGCCCTACTAAGGGCCAGCTGCCCCAACGGACTCCAGGGACACGAGAGAGGGTACGGTTCAGTGACAAAGTGCTTTACCACGCTCTGTGCTGCGATGACGAGGAGGGGGACGGtgaggaggaggcagaggaggaggaggtgggccTGCCCCCTGAGCTGCCCCATACGGAGACCCATGTGACCCCCCTCAAGCCCTCCCCAGCCCCCCACAAGACAAGGCGCTCTCCACTGACTGGCCGTCACTCAGGGCCCACATTGGCCCCAGAACAGACCCGAAGGGTCACAAGGAACAGCAGCACCCAGACAGTGTCAGACAAGAGCACGCAGACAGTGCTGCCCTACACGGCCACCAGACAGAAAGCCAGGGGGAAAAACTAG